A single region of the Falco cherrug isolate bFalChe1 unplaced genomic scaffold, bFalChe1.pri scaffold_41, whole genome shotgun sequence genome encodes:
- the LOC129735139 gene encoding heat shock factor protein 5-like, with amino-acid sequence MASASPHFCRDRHDLLVHLKRLTKGNKAKMAAGLDVTSRPPNRFQRLLGTPLAGQPLLLPSTLSNANRPGLLTGGQFHQLYGQGVFPPYSYTATSCRAPSTSPAQRLDPTPVPSTWIQQGPLGLLPGQGASPAFPDKGAAFPVLQTLPTGATYTLQPVASLPPLQQGTQSVAASIANCSSSASSVPYSQTCCPTG; translated from the exons ATGGCTTCCGCAAG CCCCCACTTTTGCCGCGACCGCCACGACCTCCTCGTCCACCTGAAGCGCCTGACGAAAGGCAACAAGGCGAAGATGGCAGCGGGCCTGGATGTGACCAGCCGCCCACCCAACCGCTTCCAGCGCTTGCTTGGCACGCCACTGGCCGGGCAACCGCTGCTTCTGCCCTCGACGCTCAGCAATGCCAACAGGCCTG gactgctgaCTGGAGGACAGTTTCATCAACTTTACGGTCAAGGTGTTTTCCCTCCTTACTCCTACACGGCAACCTCGTGCCGAGCCCCCAGCACTTCACCAGCACAAAGATTAGATCCGACTCCAGTCCCTTCCACTTGGATCCAGCAGGGACCACTTGGgttgctgccagggcaaggggcttccccagcttttccagataaagGGGCTGCCTTTCCGGTACTCCAGACGCTTCCAACGGGAGCCACGTACACACTCCAGCCTGTGGCTTCTCTTCCGCCACTTCAGCAAGGGACTCAAAGCGTTGCCGCATCCATTGCAAATTGtagcagctctgcatcttcagtgccGTACTCACAAACCTGCTGTCCAACag GTTAA